One genomic window of Methyloceanibacter sp. wino2 includes the following:
- a CDS encoding biotin--[acetyl-CoA-carboxylase] ligase, translating to MNQFTRTTPKLPAGYRLVQLDTVDSTNDEAKRRADMGEPGPLWIWSARQSMGRGRAGRQWTSQVGNLFASLLVRLNCPLQTASQLALVAGIITYETISKLIAYEGRSKLLLKWPNDVLLDGEKIAGMLLENLGAPGDRRSAVVIGTGINLASHPEGLPQPAVSLDAYGMSVAPTKALEVLAATTHEWLRRWDEGATFPSIRRAWLDRAGPMGRKLVVQIGTERIEGTYEGLDLEGALKLKTESGKRTIAAGDVFFAS from the coding sequence ATGAACCAATTCACGCGCACCACACCCAAGCTTCCCGCAGGCTATCGCCTGGTCCAGCTGGACACGGTCGATTCGACCAACGACGAAGCCAAGCGCCGCGCGGATATGGGTGAGCCCGGGCCCTTGTGGATCTGGTCGGCACGGCAGTCCATGGGGCGGGGACGGGCAGGGCGGCAATGGACGTCTCAAGTCGGCAACCTCTTCGCCAGTCTCCTGGTGCGCCTCAACTGCCCGCTCCAAACCGCAAGCCAGCTCGCCCTCGTGGCCGGCATCATCACCTACGAGACCATCTCGAAATTGATCGCCTATGAAGGCCGCTCGAAGCTGCTCCTCAAATGGCCGAACGACGTGCTGCTGGATGGAGAAAAGATCGCCGGCATGCTGCTCGAGAATCTCGGCGCGCCGGGCGACCGGCGCTCGGCAGTCGTGATCGGCACCGGCATCAATCTGGCGAGCCATCCCGAGGGACTGCCGCAGCCTGCCGTGAGCTTGGATGCCTACGGCATGAGCGTCGCACCGACAAAGGCGCTGGAAGTGCTCGCAGCCACGACCCATGAATGGCTGAGGCGCTGGGACGAGGGAGCCACGTTCCCGTCCATTCGCCGCGCCTGGCTCGACCGTGCGGGTCCCATGGGTCGAAAGCTCGTCGTGCAGATCGGCACCGAACGGATCGAAGGCACCTATGAGGGCCTCGATTTGGAAGGGGCGCTCAAGCTGAAGACCGAGAGCGGCAAGCGCACCATCGCGGCCGGCGACGTCTTCTTCGCCTCCTGA
- the nuoN gene encoding NADH-quinone oxidoreductase subunit NuoN, with protein MTEQLNLLPLLPELTLAIGAMALLMVGVGGRDGERSELVLWLSVAVLILAGVFVAMGEGTVTVFGNSFIVDPFARMLKLLALTGAGVALIMSRDFWRDEGGLKFEYPVLLLLATTGMLMMISANDLIALYVGLELQSLALYVVAAFKRDSTRSSEAGMKYFVLGALSSGMLLYGASLIYGFTGTTVFSEIANAAQPSGDNLGLIFGLVFLLTGFAFKISAVPFHMWTPDVYEGAPTPVTAFFAAAPKIAAMALFIRVVVSAFPAITDQWQQIVVFLSLASMGLGAFAAIGQRNIKRLMAYSSIGHMGFALVGLAAGTEQGVQGVIIYLAIYLVMTLGAFAVILSLRRDGKMVEEIDQLAGLSRTSPLMAVALAVLLFSLAGIPPLAGFFAKFYVFLAAVEAGLYALAIIGVLLSVVGAFYYLRIVKLMYFDEPVKGFEPMPRPLAIVLGVAGVLIMLFFVYPSPLVAAAGTAAKSLF; from the coding sequence ATGACCGAACAGCTCAATCTTCTGCCCCTTCTTCCCGAACTCACCTTGGCCATCGGCGCCATGGCGCTGCTCATGGTCGGCGTCGGCGGCCGTGATGGCGAGCGCAGTGAACTCGTGCTGTGGCTGTCGGTGGCGGTACTGATCCTCGCCGGGGTGTTCGTCGCCATGGGCGAGGGCACGGTGACCGTGTTCGGCAACAGCTTCATCGTCGATCCCTTCGCGCGCATGCTGAAGCTGCTCGCCCTGACCGGCGCGGGCGTCGCACTCATCATGTCGCGGGACTTCTGGCGTGACGAAGGCGGCCTGAAGTTCGAGTATCCGGTGCTGTTGCTACTCGCGACCACCGGCATGCTGATGATGATCTCGGCCAACGATCTCATCGCACTCTATGTGGGCCTCGAGCTGCAGAGCCTCGCGCTCTACGTGGTCGCCGCCTTCAAGCGGGATTCGACGCGCTCCTCCGAAGCCGGCATGAAGTACTTCGTCCTCGGCGCGCTGTCGTCGGGCATGCTGCTCTATGGCGCCTCGCTGATCTACGGCTTCACCGGCACCACGGTCTTCTCCGAGATCGCGAACGCGGCTCAGCCGTCGGGCGACAATCTCGGCCTCATCTTCGGTCTGGTGTTCCTCTTGACCGGCTTCGCCTTCAAGATCTCGGCGGTGCCGTTCCATATGTGGACGCCGGACGTGTATGAGGGCGCACCGACCCCGGTCACCGCCTTCTTCGCCGCCGCCCCGAAGATCGCCGCCATGGCCCTGTTCATCCGGGTCGTGGTCTCGGCCTTCCCGGCCATCACCGACCAATGGCAGCAGATCGTCGTCTTCCTGTCGCTCGCCTCCATGGGGCTCGGCGCCTTCGCCGCGATCGGCCAGCGCAACATCAAGCGCCTGATGGCCTACAGCTCCATCGGCCATATGGGCTTCGCACTGGTGGGGCTTGCGGCCGGCACGGAGCAGGGCGTCCAGGGCGTGATCATCTATCTCGCGATCTATCTCGTGATGACGCTCGGCGCCTTCGCCGTCATCCTGTCGCTGCGCCGCGACGGGAAAATGGTCGAGGAGATCGATCAGCTCGCGGGGCTCTCCCGGACAAGCCCGCTCATGGCGGTTGCGCTGGCGGTGTTGCTTTTCTCGCTGGCCGGCATCCCGCCGCTCGCCGGCTTCTTCGCGAAATTCTACGTGTTCCTCGCAGCCGTCGAGGCAGGGCTCTACGCGCTGGCCATTATCGGCGTCCTGCTCAGCGTCGTGGGCGCCTTCTACTACCTGCGCATCGTGAAGCTCATGTATTTCGACGAGCCCGTGAAAGGCTTCGAGCCGATGCCGCGACCCCTGGCTATCGTTCTTGGCGTGGCGGGGGTTTTGATCATGCTCTTCTTCGTTTATCCGTCTCCGCTTGTCGCGGCGGCCGGAACTGCTGCAAAATCGCTCTTTTGA
- a CDS encoding NADH-quinone oxidoreductase subunit M has product MSYGWPILSTVTFLPLIGALLIFALRGNDESTTRNARYIALWTTLITFAISLLLWIDFDPTTAKFQFVEERSWLGPIRFHMGVDGISMLFVILTTFLMPLTVLSTYGAIKTRVREFMIAFLILETLMLGVFCSLDLVMFYLFFEGGLIPMFLIIGIWGGSNRVYASFKFFLYTLAGSLLMLIAILAMYWEAGTTNIPELLAHDFPPEMQTWLWLAFFASFAVKLPMWPVHTWLPDAHVQAPTAGSVVLAGILLKLGGYGFLRFSIPMFPLASVDFAPLIYALSVIAVIYTSLVAYAQEDMKKLIAYSSIAHMGFVTIGIFTLTMQGLQGGIFLMLSHGIVSAGMFLCVGVLYDRMHTHEISVFGGLVNRMPLYAAVFMIFTMANVGLPGTSGFVGEFLSLLGVYQVNTWVAALAATGVILSAVYSLWLYRRVIFGEITNPALKLIQDLSWREIAVMAPLILLTIYFGFHPNPILDVTATSVEALMADFKANLAAAEQARLALVP; this is encoded by the coding sequence ATGAGTTATGGGTGGCCCATTCTCTCCACGGTGACGTTCCTGCCGCTGATCGGCGCGCTGCTGATCTTCGCGCTACGCGGTAACGACGAGAGCACTACCCGCAACGCGCGCTATATCGCGTTGTGGACGACGCTGATCACGTTCGCCATCTCGCTGCTGCTGTGGATCGACTTCGATCCGACGACGGCCAAGTTCCAATTCGTCGAGGAGCGTTCCTGGCTGGGACCGATCCGGTTCCATATGGGCGTCGACGGCATCTCGATGCTGTTCGTGATTCTCACGACGTTCCTGATGCCGCTCACGGTTCTGTCGACCTACGGCGCCATCAAGACGCGGGTGCGCGAATTCATGATCGCGTTCCTGATCCTCGAAACGCTGATGCTCGGCGTGTTCTGTTCCCTCGATCTGGTGATGTTCTACTTGTTCTTCGAGGGCGGCCTCATTCCGATGTTCCTCATCATCGGTATCTGGGGTGGGTCGAACCGCGTCTACGCCAGCTTCAAGTTCTTCCTCTACACGCTGGCGGGCTCGCTCCTGATGCTCATCGCGATCCTCGCCATGTATTGGGAGGCGGGGACCACGAACATTCCGGAACTCCTCGCCCACGATTTCCCGCCGGAAATGCAGACCTGGCTGTGGCTCGCGTTCTTCGCGTCCTTCGCGGTGAAGCTGCCCATGTGGCCGGTGCATACCTGGCTGCCCGACGCGCACGTGCAGGCACCGACCGCGGGCTCCGTCGTGCTGGCAGGCATCCTCTTGAAGCTCGGCGGATACGGCTTCTTGCGGTTCTCCATTCCAATGTTCCCGCTCGCGTCGGTCGACTTTGCGCCGCTCATCTACGCGCTGTCCGTGATCGCGGTGATCTACACCTCGCTCGTTGCGTACGCGCAGGAAGATATGAAGAAGCTGATCGCCTATTCGTCCATTGCTCATATGGGCTTCGTGACGATCGGCATCTTCACGCTGACCATGCAGGGCCTTCAGGGCGGCATCTTCCTGATGCTCTCCCACGGCATTGTTTCGGCCGGCATGTTCCTCTGCGTCGGCGTTCTCTACGACCGCATGCATACCCATGAGATTTCCGTGTTTGGCGGTCTCGTGAACCGCATGCCGCTCTATGCCGCCGTGTTCATGATCTTCACCATGGCCAATGTGGGCTTGCCGGGCACGTCGGGCTTTGTCGGCGAGTTCCTGAGCCTTCTGGGCGTCTACCAGGTGAACACCTGGGTCGCCGCGCTCGCGGCGACGGGCGTCATTCTATCGGCCGTCTATTCTCTTTGGCTCTATCGCCGTGTCATTTTCGGTGAGATCACCAATCCGGCGTTGAAGTTGATCCAGGATCTTTCGTGGCGCGAAATTGCCGTCATGGCGCCGCTGATCCTGCTCACGATCTATTTCGGGTTCCATCCCAACCCGATTCTCGACGTCACGGCGACGTCCGTCGAGGCCCTGATGGCCGACTTCAAAGCGAATCTGGCTGCCGCCGAACAGGCGCGGCTGGCGCTGGTGCCGTGA
- the nuoL gene encoding NADH-quinone oxidoreductase subunit L: MYHAILFLPLIGALFAGLFGRFVGYRACEIVTISLMFVAAFLSWIAFYQVAIQGEDVRISLIGFMHSGAFETYWSIRIDTLTAVMLVVVNTVSSVVHLYSVGYMDEDPHKERFFAYLSLFTFAMLALVTSDDLVQLFFGWEGVGLASYLLIGFWYKKPSANAAAIKAFVVNRVGDFGFLLGIFTIFYVFGAVQYDTIFAAAPDQVGKTITFLSWEVPALELMCFLLFMGAMGKSAQFLLHTWLPDAMEGPTPVSALIHAATMVTAGVFMVARMSPLFDLAPYALAFVAFIGATSAFFAATAAVVQTDIKRVIAYSTCSQLGYMFAAEGVGAYGAGIFHLFTHACFKALLFLCAGAVIHTLADNQDMRRMGGLRKIIPFTWVMMLIGSLALTAFPLTSGFVSKDFIIETTWFDHTAVGQYTYWMVLIAAFLTSLYTWRLMFMTFEGNFRGPKDVKAHAHEPPWTMGVPLMVLAAGALFAGLGFRHLFIGADQASFWRDSIVLPHGGHHDVPFWLVLSPTIAMTLGFLIAWYCYMWRPLVPFGLLKRFPATNQFFFHAWYFDALYDRIFVRPAKWLGNFLWKVGDGKIIDGLGPNGVAARVLDITRGVVKLQTGYIYHYAFIMLIGVALLITYFIVTGGALKP; the protein is encoded by the coding sequence ATGTATCACGCAATCCTCTTCCTTCCCCTGATCGGCGCACTGTTCGCCGGGCTCTTCGGCCGCTTTGTCGGGTACCGCGCCTGCGAGATCGTCACGATCTCGCTGATGTTCGTGGCCGCGTTCCTGTCGTGGATCGCCTTCTACCAGGTGGCCATCCAGGGCGAAGACGTGCGCATCTCGCTCATCGGGTTCATGCACTCCGGCGCCTTCGAGACCTATTGGTCGATCCGGATCGACACGCTCACGGCCGTGATGCTCGTCGTCGTGAATACCGTGTCGTCGGTCGTGCACCTCTATTCCGTCGGCTACATGGACGAGGACCCGCACAAGGAGCGCTTCTTCGCCTATCTGTCCTTGTTCACCTTCGCCATGCTGGCGCTCGTGACCTCGGACGATCTCGTTCAGCTCTTTTTCGGCTGGGAAGGCGTCGGCCTCGCGTCCTATCTGCTGATCGGCTTCTGGTACAAGAAGCCCTCCGCCAATGCGGCCGCCATCAAGGCGTTCGTCGTCAACCGCGTCGGCGATTTCGGCTTCCTGCTCGGCATCTTCACGATCTTCTATGTCTTCGGCGCAGTCCAATACGACACGATCTTCGCGGCGGCGCCCGACCAGGTCGGCAAGACCATCACGTTCTTGTCGTGGGAAGTGCCGGCGCTCGAGCTGATGTGCTTCCTGCTCTTCATGGGCGCCATGGGCAAGTCGGCCCAGTTCCTGCTCCACACCTGGTTGCCGGACGCCATGGAGGGCCCGACACCGGTCTCCGCGCTCATCCATGCCGCGACCATGGTGACGGCGGGCGTGTTCATGGTGGCGCGCATGTCGCCGCTGTTCGATCTCGCACCGTATGCGCTCGCTTTCGTGGCCTTCATCGGCGCAACCAGTGCCTTCTTCGCCGCCACCGCCGCCGTGGTGCAGACCGACATCAAACGCGTGATCGCGTACTCCACCTGCTCGCAGCTCGGCTACATGTTCGCTGCCGAAGGGGTGGGGGCGTATGGCGCCGGCATCTTCCATCTCTTCACCCACGCCTGCTTCAAGGCGCTGCTGTTCCTGTGCGCCGGCGCCGTCATTCATACGCTGGCCGACAATCAGGACATGCGCCGCATGGGCGGTTTACGGAAGATCATCCCCTTCACCTGGGTGATGATGCTGATTGGGTCGCTTGCGCTGACCGCGTTCCCGCTAACGTCCGGCTTCGTCTCGAAGGACTTCATCATCGAGACGACCTGGTTCGATCACACGGCCGTCGGCCAATACACCTATTGGATGGTCCTCATCGCCGCCTTCCTGACCTCGCTCTACACCTGGCGGCTGATGTTCATGACCTTCGAGGGTAATTTCCGCGGGCCGAAGGACGTCAAGGCGCACGCGCACGAACCGCCTTGGACCATGGGAGTACCGCTGATGGTGCTGGCGGCCGGTGCCCTGTTCGCCGGGCTTGGCTTCCGCCACCTCTTCATCGGCGCGGACCAGGCAAGCTTCTGGCGCGACAGCATCGTCCTGCCTCATGGCGGGCATCACGACGTGCCGTTCTGGCTGGTCCTGTCGCCGACCATCGCCATGACGCTCGGCTTCCTGATCGCTTGGTACTGCTACATGTGGCGGCCGCTGGTTCCGTTCGGTCTGCTCAAGCGCTTCCCGGCGACGAACCAGTTCTTCTTCCATGCCTGGTACTTCGACGCGCTCTATGACCGCATCTTCGTGCGCCCGGCCAAATGGCTCGGCAACTTCCTTTGGAAGGTCGGCGACGGCAAGATCATCGACGGGCTCGGGCCGAACGGGGTTGCCGCACGGGTGCTGGACATCACCAGAGGCGTCGTGAAGCTCCAGACCGGCTACATCTACCACTACGCATTCATCATGCTGATCGGCGTCGCGCTTCTGATCACTTATTTCATCGTGACGGGAGGCGCGCTGAAGCCATGA
- the nuoK gene encoding NADH-quinone oxidoreductase subunit NuoK has product MTVGLSHYLTLAALLFTIGVFGIFLNRKNVIVILMSIELILLAVNINLVSFSSFHGDLVGQVFTLIVLTVAAAEAAIGLAIVVVYFRNRGTIDVADIDHLKG; this is encoded by the coding sequence ATGACCGTCGGTCTCTCGCACTACCTGACCCTAGCCGCATTGCTCTTCACGATCGGCGTGTTCGGCATCTTTTTGAACCGCAAGAACGTCATCGTCATTCTGATGTCGATCGAACTCATTCTGCTCGCGGTCAACATCAACCTCGTATCGTTCTCCTCGTTCCATGGCGATCTCGTCGGCCAGGTCTTCACCCTGATCGTCCTGACCGTCGCGGCGGCGGAAGCGGCCATCGGCCTCGCCATCGTCGTCGTGTATTTCCGCAATCGCGGCACGATCGACGTTGCCGACATCGATCATCTGAAAGGCTGA
- a CDS encoding NADH-quinone oxidoreductase subunit J, protein MLSALFFYLFAFVLIASALMVVSAKNPVHAVLFLILAFFNAAGLFILLGAEFLAMILVVVYVGAVMVLFLFVVMMLDVSFAELRSGALKVLPIGLLVGFIFLFELLFVVGAWVAAPKLVSDAPMPPPSEVSNTRALGELLYTDYVYLFQAAGLILLVAMIGAIVLTLHHRRDVKRQNISDQVARNPETAIEVVKVESGRGLQ, encoded by the coding sequence ATGCTGAGCGCGCTGTTCTTCTATCTCTTCGCGTTCGTCCTTATCGCCTCGGCCCTCATGGTCGTGTCGGCGAAGAATCCCGTGCACGCCGTGCTGTTCCTGATCCTTGCCTTCTTCAACGCGGCCGGACTGTTCATCCTGCTCGGGGCCGAGTTCCTCGCGATGATCCTCGTGGTCGTCTATGTCGGCGCGGTCATGGTGCTGTTCCTGTTCGTGGTGATGATGCTCGACGTCAGCTTCGCGGAGCTACGCTCGGGCGCCCTGAAGGTTCTGCCCATCGGCCTCCTGGTCGGCTTCATCTTCCTGTTCGAGCTGCTCTTCGTCGTCGGCGCCTGGGTCGCGGCGCCGAAGCTCGTCAGCGATGCGCCCATGCCGCCGCCTTCCGAGGTGAGCAACACGCGCGCGTTGGGCGAATTGCTCTACACCGACTACGTCTATCTGTTCCAAGCCGCCGGGCTCATCCTGCTCGTCGCCATGATCGGCGCGATCGTCCTGACGCTGCACCATCGGCGCGACGTCAAGCGCCAGAACATCAGCGACCAGGTCGCGCGCAACCCGGAGACGGCAATCGAGGTCGTCAAAGTCGAATCGGGGAGGGGGCTGCAATGA
- the nuoI gene encoding NADH-quinone oxidoreductase subunit NuoI, which translates to MTRFAQAAKSLLLLEFVSAFWLAMKYFVAPKATLNYPYEKGPLSPRFRGQHALRRYPNGEERCIACKLCEAICPAQAITIEAGPRRNDGTRRTTRYDIDMVKCIYCGFCQEACPVEAIVEGPNFEFATETREELYYDKARLLSNGDRWEREIAKNIELDSAYR; encoded by the coding sequence GTGACACGGTTCGCACAAGCTGCCAAATCGCTCCTGCTCCTGGAGTTCGTATCGGCCTTTTGGCTCGCGATGAAGTACTTCGTCGCGCCGAAAGCGACCCTGAACTACCCCTACGAGAAGGGCCCGCTGAGCCCGCGCTTCCGCGGTCAGCATGCCTTGCGCCGCTATCCCAACGGGGAAGAGCGCTGCATCGCCTGCAAGCTCTGCGAGGCGATTTGCCCGGCACAGGCGATCACCATCGAAGCGGGTCCGCGCCGCAACGACGGCACGCGGCGCACCACGCGCTACGACATCGACATGGTGAAATGCATCTACTGCGGCTTCTGCCAGGAAGCCTGCCCGGTGGAGGCGATCGTCGAAGGTCCAAATTTCGAATTCGCGACGGAAACGCGCGAAGAATTGTACTACGACAAGGCGCGCCTGCTCTCCAACGGCGACCGTTGGGAGCGGGAGATAGCCAAGAACATCGAACTCGACTCGGCCTATCGCTAG
- the nuoH gene encoding NADH-quinone oxidoreductase subunit NuoH, with amino-acid sequence MAEFWTSYGWPTTLIVLHSVAMMVVLLVFIAFVLLADRKIWAAVQMRRGPNVVGPFGLWQSFADLLKFAFKEFIVPAGSNKGLFIVAPIITAGLAISAWAVIPVAEGWAVADINVGILYVFAISSLEVYGVIIAGWASNSKYAFLSALRSAAQMVSYEVSIGFVIITVLLCAGSLNLTDIVLAQDRGLGLFGWYWLPLFPMFVIFFISLLAETNRPPFDLLEAESELVAGYMVEYSSTPYMLFMLGEYVAIILLCSLGTILFLGGWLPPVSIAPFTWIPGVIWFVLKVCALFFLVSMVKAFVPRYRYDQLMRLGWKVFLPISLAAVVIVAVVLRVWQHGI; translated from the coding sequence ATGGCTGAGTTCTGGACCAGCTATGGGTGGCCCACCACCCTGATCGTCCTGCACAGCGTCGCCATGATGGTCGTGCTGCTGGTGTTCATCGCCTTCGTGCTGCTGGCCGACCGGAAGATCTGGGCCGCGGTGCAGATGCGGCGCGGGCCCAACGTGGTGGGGCCGTTCGGATTGTGGCAATCCTTCGCCGATCTGCTGAAGTTCGCCTTCAAGGAATTCATCGTTCCGGCCGGCTCGAACAAGGGGTTGTTCATCGTCGCGCCCATCATCACGGCGGGGCTGGCGATTTCCGCCTGGGCCGTGATCCCGGTCGCCGAGGGCTGGGCCGTGGCCGACATCAATGTCGGCATCCTCTACGTTTTCGCCATTTCGAGCCTCGAAGTGTACGGCGTCATCATCGCCGGCTGGGCCTCCAACTCGAAATACGCGTTTCTGTCTGCGCTCCGGTCCGCCGCGCAAATGGTCTCCTACGAGGTCTCTATCGGCTTCGTGATCATCACTGTGCTCCTGTGCGCGGGCTCGCTGAACCTGACGGACATCGTCCTTGCACAGGACAGGGGCCTCGGCCTGTTTGGCTGGTACTGGCTGCCGCTGTTCCCGATGTTCGTGATCTTCTTCATCTCGCTTCTGGCCGAGACGAACCGTCCGCCCTTCGACCTGCTCGAGGCGGAATCCGAACTCGTAGCGGGCTACATGGTCGAGTACTCCTCGACGCCCTATATGCTGTTCATGCTCGGCGAGTACGTCGCCATCATCCTGCTGTGCAGCCTCGGCACGATCCTTTTCCTCGGCGGATGGCTGCCGCCGGTGTCCATCGCACCGTTTACCTGGATCCCAGGCGTTATCTGGTTCGTCCTGAAGGTCTGCGCGCTGTTCTTCCTGGTCTCCATGGTGAAGGCCTTCGTTCCGCGCTACCGCTACGATCAATTGATGCGGCTCGGCTGGAAGGTCTTCCTTCCGATCTCGCTCGCGGCCGTCGTCATCGTTGCGGTGGTTTTGCGGGTCTGGCAGCACGGTATCTAA
- the nuoG gene encoding NADH-quinone oxidoreductase subunit NuoG: MPKLIIDGIEHDVPDGITLIQACGLVGVEIPRFCFHERLSIAGNCRMCLVEVVGMPKPVASCAMSVNDLRPGRDGTPPTINTKSEVTRRAQEGTMEFLLVNHPLDCPICDQGGECDLQDQAMAYGFDEGRFKDNKRAVDNKYLGPLIKTSMTRCIHCTRCVRFMTEVAGVPELGLIGRGEDAEITTYLEHGLHSNLSANVVDLCPVGALTSKPYAFQARPWELSKTPSIDVMDAVGSSIRVDSRGKEVLRILPRINDAVNEEWISDKARHVWDGLRTQRLDRPYLRKDGKLAPCTWDEALAAIAERIQSSSGKKFGAIAGDLAAAEEMFALKTLAEQIGSPNIDCRQAGAKFDPTLGRATYLFNTGIEGIEDADAVLLVGCDPRVEAPVLNARIRKRWKQLEGKLPVGLIGTDVDLTYPYQRIGAGPDTLMDIASGKHEFAQILKDAEKPMVILGQAAFARPDGYEILAVGAKIVTESGAIAEGWNGFNVLHTAAARVAGLDLGFVPGEKGLGTGGMITAAGKGDLDVLYLLGADEIDMSALGETFVVYQGSHGDKGAHRADVILPGAAYTEKEGTYANTEGRVQMTARAIFPPGDAREDWTIVKAVSAALGKPLPFETLQELRSKMYAVAPQLAQLDVLEKADSGPIVKFASHTAKPGSEPFGLSMDDYYLSNPIARASALMASLSAMRADAEKATGTDG, encoded by the coding sequence ATGCCGAAACTCATCATCGACGGTATCGAGCACGACGTCCCGGACGGCATCACGCTGATCCAGGCCTGCGGGCTCGTCGGCGTCGAGATCCCGCGCTTCTGTTTTCATGAGCGCCTGTCGATCGCCGGCAATTGCCGCATGTGTCTCGTCGAAGTCGTCGGCATGCCGAAGCCCGTGGCCTCCTGCGCCATGTCGGTCAACGATCTGCGCCCCGGCCGCGACGGCACGCCGCCGACGATCAACACGAAGTCGGAAGTCACACGCCGTGCCCAGGAAGGCACGATGGAGTTTCTGCTGGTCAACCATCCACTCGATTGCCCCATCTGCGATCAGGGCGGAGAGTGCGACCTGCAGGATCAGGCCATGGCCTACGGCTTCGACGAAGGACGCTTCAAGGACAACAAGCGCGCCGTCGACAACAAATATCTCGGGCCGCTCATCAAGACTTCGATGACCCGCTGCATTCATTGCACGCGCTGCGTCCGCTTCATGACCGAAGTTGCCGGCGTGCCTGAACTCGGCCTCATCGGCCGCGGCGAAGACGCGGAGATCACGACCTATCTCGAGCATGGCCTGCACTCGAACCTGTCCGCGAATGTCGTGGACCTGTGCCCGGTCGGGGCGCTAACTTCGAAGCCTTATGCGTTCCAGGCGCGTCCATGGGAACTCTCCAAGACACCGTCCATCGACGTGATGGACGCGGTGGGATCCTCGATCCGCGTCGACTCGCGAGGCAAGGAAGTCCTGCGCATCCTGCCGCGCATCAACGACGCGGTGAACGAGGAGTGGATTTCCGACAAGGCACGCCACGTTTGGGACGGGCTGCGCACGCAGCGCCTGGACCGGCCTTACCTGCGCAAGGACGGCAAGCTCGCGCCCTGCACCTGGGACGAAGCGTTGGCGGCAATTGCCGAACGCATCCAATCCTCGAGCGGCAAGAAGTTCGGCGCGATTGCCGGCGACCTTGCCGCCGCCGAGGAGATGTTCGCTCTCAAGACGTTGGCCGAGCAGATAGGCTCGCCGAACATCGATTGCCGCCAGGCGGGCGCGAAATTCGATCCGACACTCGGCCGCGCGACGTACCTCTTCAACACCGGGATCGAGGGCATCGAGGACGCGGACGCCGTTCTTCTTGTCGGCTGCGATCCGCGCGTCGAGGCGCCGGTGCTGAACGCGCGCATCCGCAAGCGTTGGAAGCAGTTGGAAGGCAAGTTGCCCGTCGGTCTGATCGGCACGGATGTCGACCTGACCTATCCCTATCAGCGCATCGGGGCCGGCCCAGACACGTTGATGGATATCGCGAGCGGCAAGCACGAATTCGCGCAAATTCTCAAGGATGCCGAAAAGCCCATGGTGATCTTGGGGCAGGCGGCCTTCGCACGGCCCGACGGCTACGAGATCCTCGCCGTTGGCGCGAAGATCGTGACCGAGTCGGGTGCCATCGCCGAGGGCTGGAACGGCTTCAACGTCCTGCATACGGCGGCAGCGCGCGTTGCCGGCCTCGATCTCGGCTTCGTGCCCGGCGAGAAGGGTCTCGGCACCGGCGGCATGATCACCGCAGCCGGCAAGGGTGATCTCGACGTTCTTTATCTGCTGGGCGCCGACGAGATCGACATGTCGGCCCTCGGAGAGACCTTCGTCGTCTATCAGGGCAGCCACGGCGACAAGGGTGCCCACCGCGCCGACGTGATCCTGCCGGGCGCCGCGTACACGGAAAAAGAGGGCACCTACGCCAACACCGAAGGGCGTGTGCAGATGACGGCCCGCGCGATCTTCCCGCCAGGGGATGCGCGTGAGGACTGGACCATTGTCAAAGCCGTGTCCGCCGCACTGGGTAAGCCGCTCCCGTTCGAAACGCTGCAAGAGCTGCGCAGCAAGATGTACGCGGTCGCGCCCCAATTGGCCCAGCTCGACGTGCTCGAAAAGGCCGACTCCGGCCCCATCGTCAAATTTGCCAGCCACACAGCCAAACCGGGCAGCGAGCCGTTTGGGCTCTCGATGGACGACTACTACTTGTCTAACCCCATTGCGCGGGCCTCCGCCCTCATGGCGAGCCTGAGCGCGATGCGCGCGGACGCCGAGAAAGCGACGGGCACCGATGGCTGA